The Clostridium chauvoei genome has a window encoding:
- the recJ gene encoding single-stranded-DNA-specific exonuclease RecJ: protein MEKWMIKNIKSNYKAISEQCNINEVVAKLLVNRGIYKIEDIKKFLNVDIRDFHESSKMKDLIKAVQRIHDHIKENNKILIVGDYDVDGVISSFILYKALSRCGANVSYHIPDRIKEGYGINESIIRKAYNDKINIIITCDNGIAAIDQVKLANELGIEVIITDHHDIPFVEENGERRYVTPEALAVINPKQSDCNYNFKGLCGAGVAYKFIEELYKLNNISKDEAIDLLQYVAIATVCDVVDLVDENRIIVTKGLELLNNTTNVGLNALYEETGIKDKTITVYTLGFVIGPSINASGRLEQAFWALELLLSNDVNRAKELACKLNDLNKERQELTKEGVDKAIRIIEENKMQDNKVIVVYLDDIHESIAGIIAGRIREKYNLPTIILTKAHDGAKGSGRSIEEYNMFEELLKCKDLLGKFGGHPMAAGMSIPIENIDAFRDRLNEVTTLTEEDIMVKVQIDMGLPLNKVNYELIDQISLLEPYGKANPKPTFGMKKLKLLEVKILGKNRNVLKLKLSDGGLVIEGIYFGDIEKFEETMKWEFGDYEYARVLNGEPNDVYLDVICFPEINEYMGNKKVQLVISNYRVSK, encoded by the coding sequence ATGGAAAAATGGATGATAAAAAATATAAAAAGTAATTATAAGGCTATCTCAGAACAATGTAATATAAACGAAGTTGTAGCAAAGTTATTGGTTAATAGAGGGATATATAAGATAGAAGATATAAAAAAGTTTTTAAATGTGGATATTAGAGATTTTCATGAATCATCTAAAATGAAAGATTTAATTAAGGCAGTGCAAAGAATACATGATCATATCAAAGAAAATAATAAAATATTAATAGTAGGTGATTATGATGTGGACGGCGTCATAAGTTCATTTATTCTATATAAAGCATTAAGTCGATGTGGAGCAAATGTTTCGTATCATATCCCAGATAGAATAAAAGAAGGATATGGAATTAATGAAAGTATTATTCGTAAGGCTTATAATGATAAAATAAATATTATAATTACATGTGATAATGGGATTGCGGCAATAGACCAAGTTAAGTTGGCAAATGAATTAGGGATAGAAGTTATTATAACAGATCATCATGATATACCATTTGTTGAAGAGAATGGAGAGAGAAGATATGTAACGCCAGAGGCATTAGCAGTTATTAATCCAAAACAGAGTGATTGCAATTATAATTTCAAGGGTTTATGTGGTGCAGGGGTAGCCTATAAATTTATAGAAGAATTATATAAACTTAATAATATTAGTAAAGATGAAGCAATTGATTTATTACAATATGTTGCTATAGCAACAGTTTGTGATGTTGTAGATTTAGTGGATGAAAACAGAATAATAGTTACAAAAGGGTTAGAGTTGTTAAATAATACAACTAATGTAGGATTAAATGCATTGTATGAAGAGACTGGTATTAAGGATAAGACTATTACTGTATACACTCTTGGATTTGTTATAGGACCAAGTATAAATGCGTCAGGACGTCTTGAACAAGCATTTTGGGCGTTAGAACTATTATTAAGTAATGATGTTAATAGAGCAAAAGAATTAGCATGTAAATTAAATGATTTAAATAAAGAAAGACAAGAGTTAACTAAAGAAGGTGTAGATAAGGCTATTCGTATAATCGAAGAAAATAAAATGCAAGATAATAAAGTCATAGTGGTATATTTAGATGATATCCATGAAAGTATAGCAGGAATAATAGCAGGTAGGATAAGAGAGAAATATAATCTTCCTACGATTATTCTTACAAAGGCTCATGATGGTGCTAAAGGCTCTGGAAGATCAATAGAGGAATATAATATGTTTGAGGAGTTATTAAAATGTAAGGACCTCCTAGGTAAGTTTGGAGGACATCCAATGGCTGCTGGTATGTCTATACCTATTGAAAATATAGATGCTTTTAGGGATAGACTAAATGAAGTTACTACATTAACAGAAGAAGATATTATGGTCAAAGTGCAAATTGATATGGGATTACCTTTAAATAAAGTAAACTATGAATTAATAGATCAAATATCGTTATTAGAACCATATGGAAAAGCAAACCCTAAACCAACCTTTGGTATGAAAAAATTGAAGTTATTAGAGGTAAAAATACTAGGTAAAAATAGAAATGTACTTAAACTTAAATTAAGTGATGGTGGCTTAGTTATTGAGGGGATATATTTTGGTGATATAGAAAAGTTTGAAGAAACTATGAAATGGGAATTTGGAGACTATGAATATGCTAGAGTTCTTAATGGAGAGCCTAACGATGTGTATTTAGATGTTATTTGCTTCCCTGAGATTAATGAATATATGGGTAATAAGAAGGTTCAGTTAGTTATAAGTAATTATAGAGTTTCTAAGTAA
- a CDS encoding undecaprenyldiphospho-muramoylpentapeptide beta-N-acetylglucosaminyltransferase, which translates to MSKYKIIMTGGGTAGHVTPNLALVPKLKEKGFEIKYIGSKTGIEKEIIGDAKIPYYEISSGKLRRYFDFKNFTDPFKVMKGVLEAKKILNKEKPDVIFSKGGFVAVPVVIAASMKKIPVVSHESDLTPGLANKLSAPFCNKLCVTFRESLKYIKDGKGVLTGTPIRHEILEGSKLRGKEICGFSDNKEILLVIGGSLGAKSINEEVRRDLNEILKEFNVIHVCGKGNLDKNLNNIKGYRQFEYVKEDLPHLLKAADFIISRAGANVIFELLALKKPTLLIPLSKKISRGDQILNANSFEKEGYSLVLDEDEMMEKHNLLIKLKALKEKGSYLVKNMENSNMKNGVQAILEVILNSIEINM; encoded by the coding sequence ATGAGTAAATATAAAATTATTATGACTGGTGGAGGAACAGCAGGACACGTAACACCCAATTTAGCTTTAGTTCCAAAACTTAAGGAAAAAGGTTTTGAAATAAAATATATAGGAAGTAAAACAGGTATAGAAAAAGAAATAATAGGAGATGCTAAAATACCATATTATGAAATTTCATCAGGAAAGTTAAGACGATATTTTGATTTTAAAAATTTTACAGACCCTTTTAAAGTAATGAAAGGTGTCTTAGAAGCAAAGAAAATATTAAATAAAGAAAAGCCAGATGTTATTTTTTCAAAGGGAGGATTTGTGGCAGTACCTGTTGTGATAGCTGCATCAATGAAAAAAATACCAGTAGTTTCTCATGAATCTGATTTAACACCAGGTCTTGCAAATAAGCTATCAGCTCCATTTTGTAATAAACTTTGTGTAACTTTTAGAGAAAGTCTTAAGTATATAAAAGATGGAAAGGGGGTACTTACAGGAACTCCAATAAGACATGAAATATTAGAAGGGAGTAAATTAAGAGGTAAAGAGATTTGTGGATTTAGTGATAATAAAGAAATCTTATTAGTAATAGGTGGAAGCTTAGGCGCAAAGAGTATCAATGAAGAGGTTAGACGAGATTTAAATGAAATATTAAAGGAGTTTAATGTAATACATGTTTGTGGTAAGGGGAATTTAGATAAAAATTTAAATAATATAAAAGGATATAGACAATTTGAATATGTTAAAGAGGATCTTCCTCATTTACTTAAAGCAGCGGACTTTATAATTTCAAGAGCGGGGGCAAATGTTATCTTTGAGTTGTTAGCACTTAAAAAGCCTACATTATTAATTCCGCTTTCTAAGAAAATTAGTAGAGGAGACCAGATATTAAATGCAAATTCATTTGAAAAAGAAGGATATTCCTTAGTATTAGATGAAGATGAAATGATGGAAAAACATAATTTATTAATTAAATTAAAAGCGCTAAAGGAAAAGGGAAGCTATTTAGTAAAAAATATGGAGAATAGCAATATGAAAAACGGTGTACAGGCGATTTTGGAAGTAATACTAAATAGTATAGAGATAAATATGTAA
- a CDS encoding DJ-1 family glyoxalase III — protein sequence MKKVAILLADGFETIEALTVVDVLRRADVTCNTFALKDLEVTTSHKVKVIADNNIENNEINEYDILVLPGGIPGSTSLRDNKKVISLIKEFYKKGKFVCAICAAPIALGKAGITTGKNITCYPGFETELGECNYKNELVVVDNNIITGRGPAAAIPFAFEILSKVKPEKVDEIKRGMLFI from the coding sequence ATGAAAAAAGTAGCAATTTTATTAGCCGATGGGTTTGAAACAATAGAAGCTTTAACAGTTGTTGATGTTTTAAGAAGAGCAGATGTAACTTGCAATACTTTTGCGTTAAAAGATTTAGAGGTTACAACATCTCATAAAGTTAAGGTAATAGCAGATAATAATATAGAAAATAATGAAATAAATGAATATGATATATTAGTTTTACCAGGTGGAATACCAGGGTCTACAAGCCTAAGAGATAATAAAAAAGTTATATCATTAATAAAAGAATTTTATAAAAAAGGTAAATTTGTATGTGCGATTTGTGCAGCCCCTATTGCTCTAGGAAAAGCAGGAATAACTACAGGTAAAAATATAACTTGTTATCCTGGTTTTGAAACAGAACTTGGTGAATGCAACTATAAGAATGAATTAGTTGTTGTTGACAATAATATAATAACAGGAAGAGGTCCAGCAGCAGCTATTCCTTTTGCTTTTGAGATATTAAGTAAAGTTAAGCCAGAAAAAGTAGATGAAATTAAAAGAGGAATGTTATTTATCTAG
- the nifJ gene encoding pyruvate:ferredoxin (flavodoxin) oxidoreductase, with translation MRKMKTMDGNTAAAHISYAFTDVAAIFPITPSSPMAEHVDEWAAQGRKNIFGQTVKVMEMQSEAGAAGAVHGSLQAGALTTTYTASQGLLLMIPNMYKIAGEMLPTVFHISARALATSSLNIFGDHQDVMAARQTGFAMLAEGSVQEVMDLSAVAHLAAIKSRLPFMNFFDGFRTSHEIQKIEVIEYDELKDLVDYEALEAFKHNALSPNHPVTRGTAQNPDIYFQTRESVNRFYDELPEIVEGYMAEITKLTGREYHCFDYYGAPDADRIIISMGSSIDVIEETVDFLNANGEKVGLVKVRLYRPFSIEKLLKTIPASVKSIAVLDRTKEPGSAGEPLYLDVKNAFYGKENAPVIVGGRYGLGSKDPNPSHIAGVYANLTKAEPKNGFTIGIVDDITNTSLDVVEVDATPHSTKACKFWGLGSDGTVGANKSAIKIIGDHTDMYAQGYFAYDSKKSGGITVSHLRFGKQPIKSPYLIDKADFVACHNQAYVYKYNVLDGLKKNGKFLLNTIWSPEEVDEKLPASMKKFIAENNIEFYTLNAVKIAQEIGLGGRINMIMQAAFFKISNIIPVEDAIKYLKDAVVKSYGKKGEKVVNMNYAAIDKGVESIVRIDVPADWKNVVEEVKAEDPTKPEFVKNIVEPINRQEGFDLPVSAFKGMEDGTFMAGTAAYEKRGVAINVPEWEEDKCIQCNQCAFVCPHAAIRPFLLTEEEKNNAPESMRIVAAKALKTEEPLFYTMGVTPLDCTGCGNCAQVCPAPGKALIMKPQDTQEGQIAAWDYAVKEVSPKKNPMNKNTVKGSQFEQPLLEFSGACAGCGETPYAKLVTQLFGDRMMVANATGCSSIWGGSVPATPYTVNHNGHGPAWANSLFEDNAEFGLGMFLGVETIRERIASNMKELLETEVSEEVKAVLNDWMENMANGEGTRDRAERVIAALETVNSELAKEILKDKDFLVKRSQWIFGGDGWAYDIGYGGLDHVLASGEDVNVLVMDTEIYSNTGGQSSKATPTAAIAKFAAAGKRTKKKDLGMMAMSYGYVYVAQISMGADKNQALKAIAEAEAYHGPSLIIAYAPCISHGIKIGMSNSQAEAKKAVDCGYWALYRYNPTLVGTKNPFSLDSKEPKTDFREFLMGEVRYASLAKAFPEAAEALFEKTERDAKERLAGYKKLAEQ, from the coding sequence ATGAGAAAAATGAAAACTATGGATGGTAATACAGCTGCTGCTCATATATCATATGCGTTTACAGATGTAGCTGCTATTTTCCCAATAACACCATCATCACCAATGGCTGAACACGTTGATGAATGGGCTGCGCAAGGTAGAAAGAATATATTCGGTCAAACAGTTAAGGTTATGGAAATGCAATCAGAGGCAGGAGCTGCAGGGGCAGTTCATGGATCACTACAAGCTGGTGCATTAACAACAACTTATACTGCATCACAAGGATTATTATTAATGATTCCTAACATGTATAAGATTGCTGGGGAAATGCTTCCAACAGTATTCCATATTTCAGCTAGAGCGCTAGCTACTTCATCATTAAATATTTTTGGAGATCATCAAGACGTAATGGCTGCAAGACAAACTGGTTTTGCAATGCTAGCAGAAGGTTCAGTACAAGAAGTTATGGACTTATCAGCAGTTGCTCATTTAGCTGCAATTAAGTCAAGATTACCTTTCATGAACTTCTTTGATGGATTCAGAACTTCTCATGAAATTCAAAAAATAGAAGTAATCGAATATGATGAATTAAAGGATTTAGTTGATTATGAAGCTTTAGAAGCATTTAAACATAATGCTTTAAGCCCAAATCATCCTGTAACAAGAGGTACAGCTCAAAATCCAGATATATACTTCCAAACTAGAGAGTCAGTAAATAGATTCTATGATGAATTACCAGAAATCGTAGAAGGATATATGGCTGAAATAACTAAGTTAACAGGAAGAGAATATCACTGTTTCGATTACTATGGAGCACCAGATGCTGATAGAATAATAATATCAATGGGTTCATCAATTGATGTTATTGAAGAAACTGTTGACTTCTTAAATGCAAATGGAGAAAAAGTAGGTTTAGTTAAAGTTAGACTTTATAGACCATTCTCAATAGAAAAATTATTAAAAACAATACCAGCTTCAGTTAAGTCTATAGCTGTATTAGATAGAACAAAAGAACCAGGATCAGCTGGGGAACCTTTATACTTAGATGTTAAGAATGCATTCTATGGAAAAGAAAATGCTCCTGTTATAGTTGGTGGTAGATATGGATTAGGTTCAAAGGATCCAAACCCATCACACATTGCTGGAGTATATGCTAACTTAACAAAAGCTGAACCAAAGAACGGATTTACTATAGGAATTGTTGATGATATAACAAATACTTCATTAGATGTAGTTGAAGTTGATGCAACTCCTCATAGCACAAAAGCTTGTAAATTCTGGGGACTTGGATCAGATGGAACAGTTGGAGCTAATAAGAGTGCAATCAAAATTATCGGAGACCATACAGATATGTATGCTCAAGGATACTTTGCTTATGACTCAAAGAAATCAGGTGGTATCACAGTATCTCACTTAAGATTTGGTAAGCAACCAATTAAATCACCTTATCTAATAGATAAAGCTGATTTCGTAGCTTGTCACAACCAAGCATATGTTTACAAATATAATGTTTTAGATGGATTAAAGAAGAATGGTAAGTTCTTATTAAATACTATCTGGAGCCCAGAAGAAGTAGATGAAAAATTACCAGCATCAATGAAGAAATTCATAGCTGAAAATAATATAGAATTCTATACTTTAAATGCTGTTAAGATAGCACAAGAAATTGGTCTTGGTGGAAGAATCAACATGATAATGCAAGCTGCATTCTTTAAGATTTCTAATATCATTCCAGTTGAAGATGCAATTAAATACCTAAAAGATGCTGTTGTTAAGTCATACGGTAAGAAGGGTGAAAAAGTTGTTAACATGAACTACGCTGCAATTGATAAGGGTGTTGAATCTATTGTAAGAATAGATGTACCAGCAGACTGGAAAAATGTGGTTGAAGAAGTTAAGGCTGAAGATCCAACTAAACCAGAATTCGTTAAGAATATAGTTGAACCAATCAACAGACAAGAAGGATTTGATTTACCAGTTTCAGCATTCAAGGGAATGGAAGATGGTACTTTCATGGCAGGAACTGCTGCTTATGAAAAGAGAGGCGTTGCTATAAACGTACCAGAATGGGAAGAAGATAAATGTATTCAATGTAATCAATGTGCATTTGTTTGTCCTCATGCTGCAATTAGACCATTCTTATTAACAGAAGAAGAAAAAAATAACGCACCAGAAAGTATGAGAATAGTTGCTGCAAAGGCATTAAAAACAGAAGAGCCTTTATTCTATACAATGGGAGTTACTCCATTAGATTGTACAGGATGTGGAAACTGTGCTCAAGTTTGTCCAGCACCAGGCAAGGCTTTAATTATGAAGCCACAAGATACTCAAGAAGGACAAATTGCTGCTTGGGATTATGCTGTTAAAGAAGTTTCACCTAAGAAGAACCCAATGAACAAGAATACAGTTAAGGGTAGCCAATTTGAGCAACCATTACTTGAATTCTCAGGAGCTTGTGCAGGTTGTGGAGAAACTCCATATGCTAAGTTAGTAACTCAATTATTCGGAGATAGAATGATGGTTGCTAATGCTACTGGATGTTCATCAATTTGGGGTGGATCTGTTCCAGCTACTCCATATACAGTAAATCATAATGGACACGGTCCAGCATGGGCTAATTCATTATTCGAAGATAATGCTGAATTTGGATTAGGTATGTTCTTAGGAGTTGAAACTATAAGAGAAAGAATAGCTAGCAATATGAAAGAATTGCTTGAAACAGAAGTTTCAGAAGAAGTTAAAGCAGTTCTTAATGATTGGATGGAAAATATGGCTAATGGAGAAGGAACAAGAGATAGAGCTGAAAGAGTAATTGCAGCTTTAGAAACTGTAAATTCAGAATTAGCTAAAGAAATATTAAAGGATAAAGACTTCTTAGTTAAGAGATCACAATGGATCTTCGGAGGAGATGGATGGGCTTATGACATCGGATACGGTGGATTAGATCATGTTCTAGCTTCAGGAGAAGACGTAAATGTTCTTGTTATGGATACAGAAATTTACTCAAATACAGGTGGTCAATCATCAAAAGCAACTCCAACTGCTGCTATAGCTAAGTTTGCTGCTGCAGGTAAGAGAACTAAGAAGAAAGACCTTGGAATGATGGCAATGTCTTATGGATATGTATATGTTGCTCAAATTTCAATGGGTGCTGATAAGAATCAAGCACTTAAAGCAATAGCAGAAGCAGAAGCATATCATGGACCATCATTAATCATTGCTTATGCTCCATGTATAAGCCATGGTATTAAGATTGGTATGAGTAACAGCCAAGCAGAAGCTAAAAAAGCTGTTGATTGTGGATACTGGGCATTATATAGATACAATCCTACTTTAGTTGGAACTAAGAATCCATTCTCATTAGATTCAAAAGAGCCAAAGACTGACTTTAGAGAATTCTTAATGGGTGAAGTAAGATATGCATCATTAGCAAAAGCATTCCCAGAAGCTGCAGAAGCTTTATTTGAAAAGACTGAAAGAGATGCTAAAGAAAGATTAGCAGGATACAAGAAATTAGCAGAACAATAA
- a CDS encoding DUF1292 domain-containing protein, producing MCNENKCGCHDEENSCGCHTEGHDCGCNHDHNEGGCGCGEHEHEHFVVDLEDDNGNVISCPIVDAFEYEENEYILAQNPTEDSFYLFRSTESGELIVPDEEEFDKVAKYYSEELSNE from the coding sequence ATGTGTAATGAAAATAAATGTGGATGCCACGATGAAGAAAATTCATGTGGATGTCATACAGAAGGACATGATTGTGGATGTAACCATGATCATAATGAAGGTGGATGTGGTTGTGGAGAACACGAACATGAACATTTTGTAGTAGATTTAGAAGATGATAATGGCAATGTAATTTCATGCCCAATCGTAGATGCTTTTGAATATGAAGAAAATGAATATATTTTAGCTCAAAACCCAACAGAAGATTCTTTCTATTTATTTAGATCAACTGAATCAGGAGAATTAATAGTTCCAGATGAAGAAGAATTTGATAAGGTTGCTAAATACTATAGCGAAGAGTTATCTAACGAATAA
- a CDS encoding PHP domain-containing protein: MKYADLHIHSNYSDGTKTPEEIIGIAKKNKVKCISITDHDSIKSQYITKNIYDDITIIPGIELSTEYKELELHILGYFIDVENSTLKGIVNKLNKSRINRIEEILHELKKNDIHLTLEELAVDINSTIGRGHVANAMVKKGYFDNYKTAFTSFLVKGKPAYVKGFKLDYKKTIEVISEAGGIAVLAHPGQIYRGMDVENVIKDLKCYGLKGIEVYHPSHTKCQTNNFYNLSKKYKICISGGSDYHGKELIHDTGIGSYGINELLLNKIYKLKTK; the protein is encoded by the coding sequence ATGAAGTATGCAGACTTACATATCCATTCAAATTATTCTGATGGAACTAAGACACCAGAGGAGATTATTGGAATAGCAAAAAAAAATAAAGTAAAATGTATATCAATAACGGATCATGATTCAATTAAGTCTCAGTATATAACTAAAAATATATATGATGATATAACTATTATTCCTGGCATTGAGTTAAGTACTGAATATAAGGAGTTAGAACTTCATATTCTAGGATATTTTATTGATGTTGAAAATTCAACATTAAAGGGTATAGTGAATAAACTAAATAAATCAAGAATAAATAGAATAGAAGAGATTTTACATGAATTGAAAAAGAATGATATACATTTAACATTAGAAGAATTAGCAGTTGATATAAATTCTACTATAGGAAGAGGACACGTAGCAAATGCTATGGTTAAAAAAGGTTATTTTGATAATTACAAAACTGCTTTCACCTCATTTTTAGTTAAAGGAAAGCCAGCTTATGTAAAGGGATTTAAATTAGATTACAAAAAAACTATAGAGGTAATAAGCGAAGCTGGAGGAATAGCTGTTTTAGCTCATCCAGGTCAGATATATAGAGGAATGGATGTAGAAAATGTTATAAAAGATTTGAAATGCTACGGCTTAAAAGGAATAGAAGTATATCATCCAAGTCATACCAAATGTCAAACTAATAATTTTTATAACTTATCTAAAAAATATAAGATTTGTATTTCAGGTGGAAGCGATTATCATGGTAAGGAATTAATTCACGATACAGGTATAGGTAGTTATGGTATAAATGAATTATTACTTAATAAAATATATAAGTTAAAGACTAAATAA
- a CDS encoding alpha/beta-type small acid-soluble spore protein: protein MVASLVPEAKNSLAKFKNEVANEMGVPFTDYNGNLSSKQCGSVGGEMVKRMVEQYENGVK, encoded by the coding sequence ATCGTGGCATCATTAGTACCTGAAGCAAAGAATAGCTTAGCAAAATTCAAAAATGAAGTAGCTAACGAAATGGGTGTTCCATTTACAGATTATAATGGTAACCTTTCTTCAAAACAATGTGGATCTGTTGGTGGAGAAATGGTTAAAAGAATGGTAGAACAATATGAAAATGGAGTAAAGTAA
- a CDS encoding flavodoxin: MKKISIIYWSNGGNVEVIANAIAESAQRNQAEVTIKHVVDATVEDVTDVDAVAFGSPSMDNNRIEQHEMEPFINQFKLIQNNHKKLVLFGSYGWDDGKFMDDWVERMKDYGFDVVGKLAVKESPSDAELLEAARLAEELTK, encoded by the coding sequence ATGAAAAAAATTTCAATTATTTACTGGAGTAATGGGGGAAATGTTGAGGTTATTGCTAATGCAATAGCAGAAAGTGCACAAAGAAATCAGGCAGAAGTTACAATAAAACATGTTGTTGATGCTACTGTTGAAGATGTTACAGATGTAGATGCTGTAGCATTTGGAAGTCCATCAATGGACAACAATAGAATAGAGCAACATGAAATGGAACCTTTTATCAACCAATTTAAACTAATTCAAAACAATCATAAGAAGCTAGTATTATTTGGATCATATGGTTGGGATGATGGAAAGTTTATGGATGATTGGGTTGAGAGAATGAAAGACTACGGTTTTGACGTAGTAGGCAAATTAGCCGTTAAAGAATCACCGAGTGATGCAGAATTATTAGAGGCTGCTAGACTTGCTGAGGAATTAACTAAATAG